A stretch of DNA from Cyanobacterium stanieri LEGE 03274:
CACACCAGTTTTTTTATAATAAAAATAATTCTCTTTAATATACTAGCTATTTTCGAGTTTTTCAATTTGATTTAGGACTCTAGTTAATACTTTTTGATAGGCTGATTCCACCTCTCCTAAGTCTTTCCTAAATCGATCTTTATCCATGACTCTTTTTTCTTTATCTTGTTCCTGAGTATCCCATAAGCGACAGGTATCAGGGCTTATTTCATCGGCGAGTAAAATATTATTTTGATGATCTAAGCCAAATTCGAGTTTAAAATCAACGAGGGTAATTTGACAACTCTTAAAAAATTCGATGAGGTGTTGATTAATGGTTTTGGCAAGGGTTTGTAGTTGTTTAATTTGCTCGTTGGTGGCAATATTTAATAGTGCTAATCTATCGGGGGTTAGTAAAGGATCTTGTAGGGCATCGTCTTTGAGGTAAAATTCTACTAGGGGTTGGGGTAATATTTGTCCTTCGGGTAATCCTGTTTCTCTACATAAACTCCCGGCGGCGATGTTTCTTATTACTACTTCGAGGGGAATTATTTTCACTGCTTTAACTAGCATTTCCCGCTCGGATACTTTTTCGATGAAGTGGGTAGGGATGCCTTTTTTTTCGAGGTAGGTTAACAAGGCAGAGGCGATCGCACAGTTAACCTTTCCTTTATCGGTAATCGTACCTTTTTTTTGGGCATTAAAGGCAGTAGCCGAATCTTTATAATAGGTTAGGTAAACCCGTTCATCATCGGTAGGATATATAATTTTTGCTTTGCCTTCGTACAGTTTTTCTTTGGTTGTCATGATGTTTATTTGATAATTTATAATGTTAATAAAATTTTTTGGTTAAGGTGGGGAACGGGGAACGGGGAACTGGGAACAGTTTTCGATGTTTTATAGTTATAAATTGATAATATAAACATTTTTAACTACTTCTTATTAATTCTGAAAATCGCAAAACTCTGTATTCTTTTAGTAGCAAAGGTTTAAGCGGTTTTTCCTACTTTGAATCACCACTTCAAGGGTTCTGGGGACTTTTATCTTAAAAGATTCAGTCAAATTCAATATATTTAGTATATTCTTAGTCCTGTTTGTTTCATAACCAATATAGTGGCTGGTAAATAATTACCAGATTAGATAAAGCCCAATGAGGTTAAATTGTCCATTGTCCATTGTCCATTGTCAAT
This window harbors:
- the purC gene encoding phosphoribosylaminoimidazolesuccinocarboxamide synthase; this translates as MTTKEKLYEGKAKIIYPTDDERVYLTYYKDSATAFNAQKKGTITDKGKVNCAIASALLTYLEKKGIPTHFIEKVSEREMLVKAVKIIPLEVVIRNIAAGSLCRETGLPEGQILPQPLVEFYLKDDALQDPLLTPDRLALLNIATNEQIKQLQTLAKTINQHLIEFFKSCQITLVDFKLEFGLDHQNNILLADEISPDTCRLWDTQEQDKEKRVMDKDRFRKDLGEVESAYQKVLTRVLNQIEKLENS